From a single Vitis vinifera cultivar Pinot Noir 40024 chromosome 18, ASM3070453v1 genomic region:
- the LOC100265328 gene encoding LOW QUALITY PROTEIN: non-functional pseudokinase ZED1 (The sequence of the model RefSeq protein was modified relative to this genomic sequence to represent the inferred CDS: substituted 1 base at 1 genomic stop codon) — protein MRSFSADELQKATDSYNHENRIFGYTSHFRWYKGCFEGRLIFVKKYMDSSIPTHSRSFLADPEMVANEISVAAQLSGHKNSLKLLGCCLETQIPTLVFEFPMNGNLGDQLRSNPTCLSWKSRLKIANEIASVITYLHTALPRPIIHRDIHPGHFYLDQDLRAKLSDFICSMALPEGKTQVENEVACGTLGYLGPEVXSGVYSEKSDVFGFGSLLFKLLTGKGYFDLFLSITNDFKDDQKKDYPMDPIQSYVRNQGINGIVDPKILAEGGGVYHHHRFQAVFQLGLKCRRMNREERPIMLDVAKQLRRIQRYVSSLLS, from the coding sequence ATGCGTAGCTTTTCAGCCGATGAGCTTCAAAAAGCTACAGACAGTTACAATCATGAGAATCGAATTTTTGGATACACGTCCCATTTCAGATGGTATAAAGGTTGTTTTGAAGGTAGGTTGATTTTTGTTAAGAAGTATATGGATTCTTCCATTCCAACACATTCTCGTAGTTTTTTGGCTGATCCTGAAATGGTTGCTAATGAAATATCAGTTGCAGCACAACTGAGCGGGCATAAGAATAGTTTGAAGCTTTTAGGATGTTGCTTAGAAACACAAATCCCCACTTTAGTTTTCGAATTTCCAATGAATGGAAATCTTGGGGATCAATTAAGATCCAATCCAACTTGTTTATCGTGGAAGAGTAGATTAAAGATTGCAAATGAGATTGCTTCAGTGATTACATATCTTCATACTGCGTTACCCAGGCCAATCATTCATAGAGATATACATCCTGGACATTTCTACTTGGACCAAGACTTGCGTGCTAAGCTCTCTGATTTTATATGTTCTATGGCACTCCCTGAGGGCAAAACACAAGTAGAGAATGAAGTTGCTTGCGGGACTCTAGGATATCTAGGACCTGAAGTGTGATCGGGAGTGTATTCAGAGAAGAGTGATGTTTTTGGCTTTGGCTCGCTTTTATTCAAGCTTCTAACGGGAAAGGgctattttgatttatttttgtcaattaccAATGATTTCAAGGACGATCAGAAGAAGGATTATCCAATGGATCCCATACAATCCTATGTCAGAAATCAAGGAATTAATGGGATTGTTGATCCTAAAATTCTAGCAGAGGGAGGAGGAGTCTACCACCATCATCGATTCCAAGCAGTATTCCAACTTGGTCTCAAGTGTCGTAGAATGAATCGAGAGGAAAGGCCAATTATGTTGGATGTAGCAAAACAACTCAGACGAATTCAAAGGTATGTTTCTTCACTTctttcttaa
- the LOC100243035 gene encoding disease resistance protein RUN1: MASSTQKPSSSSSTSIRQYNFDVFLSFRGEDTRNNFTDHLFVNLHRMGINTFRDDQLERGEEIKSELLKTIEESRISIVVFSKDYAQSKWCLDELAKIMECREEMEQIVLPVFYHVDPSDVRKQTGSFGEAFSIHERNVDEKKVQRWKDSLTKASNLSGFHVNDGYESKHIKEIVSKIFKRSMNSTLLPINDDIVGMDFHLKELKSLLSSDSHDISVVGIYGTGGIGKTTIAKIVYNEIQYQFTSASFLQDVRETFNKRCQLQLQQQLLHDTVGDDEEFRNINKGIDIIKARLSSKKVLIVIDDVDELEQLESVAGSPKWFGPGSTIIITTRNRHLLVEYEATISYEATGLHYREALQLFSRHAFKQNDPKEDYVDLSNCMVQYAQGLPLALKVLGSSLRGMTIEQWESALNKLKTNLNKKINDVLRISLDGLDYSQKEVFLDIACFFKGECEDFVSRILYDCKLDPKINIKNLHDRCLVTIRDNVIQMHDLIQEMGYAIVREECPRDPHKWSRLWDADDIYNAFSRREGMENIQTISLDLSRSKEIQFSTEVFATMKQLRLLKIYCNDRDGLTREEYRVHLPKDFEFPHDLRYIHWQRCTLRSLPSSFCGEQLIEINLKSSNIKRLWKGNKRLEKLKGIDLSNSKQLVKMPEFSSMPNLERLNLEGCTSLCELHSSIGDLKQLTYLNLRGCEQLQSFPTNMKFESLEVLCLNQCRKLKKIPKILGNMGHLKKLCLNGSGIKELPDSIGYLESLEILDLSNCSKFEKFPEIRGNMKCLKRLSLDETAIKELPNSIGSLTSLELLSLRKCSKFEKFSDVFTNMRRLLILNLRESGIKELPGSIGCLEFLLQLDLSYCSKFEKFPEIRGNMKRLKRLSLDETAIKELPNSIGSVTSLEILSLRKCSKFEKFSDVFTNMRHLQILNLRESGIKELPGSIGCLESLLQLDLSNCSKFEKFSEIQWNMKFLRVLYLKHTTIKELPNSIGCLQDLEILDLDGCSNLERLPEIQKDMGNLRALSLAGTAIKGLPCSIRYFTGLHHLTLENCRNLRSLPDICGLKSLKGLFIIGCSNLEAFSEITEDMEQLKRLLLRETGITELPSSIEHLRGLDSLELINCKNLVALPISIGSLTCLTILRVRNCTKLHNLPDNLRGLRRRLIKLDLGGCNLMEGEIPSDLWCLSSLESLYVSENHIRCIPAGITQLFKLKTLNMNHCPMLKEIGELPSSLTYMEARGCPCLETETFSSPLWSSLLKYFKSAIQSTFFGPRRFVIPGSSGIPEWVSHQRIGCEVRIELPMNWYEDNNFLGFVLFFHHVPLDNDECETTEGSTAHCELTISHGDQSERLNNIWFYPESKTCYSYDLSYVFDISNDFDSLNEDNCFDVHYSGSTSDPAIWVTYFPQIKIRGTYRSSWWNNFKARFHTPIGSGSFKCGDNACFKVKSCGIHLLYAQDQMHCTQPSRGSLGDREDHPAKRLKIL; the protein is encoded by the exons ATGGCTTCCTCTACCCAaaaaccctcttcttcttcttccacctCAATCCGTCAATATAACTTCGATGTGTTCTTGAGTTTTAGAGGTGAAGACACCCGCAACAATTTTACGGATCATTTATTCGTAAATTTGCATCGGATGGGGATTAACACTTTCAGAGACGATCAACTTGAAAGAGGAGAGGAGATCAAATCagaacttttaaaaactattgaaGAATCAAGAATTTCCATAGTTGTGTTCTCAAAAGACTATGCTCAGTCCAAGTGGTGTTTGGATGAGTTAGCGAAGATCATGGAGTGCAGGGAAGAAATGGAACAAATAGTCTTGCCGGTGTTCTACCACGTGGATCCTTCTGATGTGCGAAAGCAAACAGGGAGCTTCGGAGAGGCATTTTCCATCCACGAAAGAAATGTAGATGAGAAGAAGGTGCAAAGGTGGAAGGATTCCTTGACAAAAGCAAGCAATCTAAGTGGTTTCCATGTGAATGATGG GTATGAGTCAAAGCATATTAAGGAAATTGTTAGCAAGATTTTTAAAAGATCAATGAATTCTACACTATTGCCCATTAACGATGATATAGTTGGGATGGATTTTCACCTTAAAGAACTAAAATCATTGTTAAGTAGTGACTCGCATGACATTAGTGTGGTTGGGATCTATGGAACTGGTGGAATTGGTAAAACTACCATTGCCAAGATTGTTTATAATGAGATCCAGTATCAATTCACTAGTGCTAGCTTTCTTCAAGATGTTAGAGAGACATTCAACAAGCGTTGTCAACTTCAACTACAACAACAACTTCTTCATGATACAGTGGGGGATGATGAAGAGTTTAGAAACATCAATAAAGGAATCGATATAATAAAGGCCAGACTTAGCTCAAAAAAGGTTCTTATTGTAATTGATGATGTGGATGAGTTGGAGCAATTAGAGTCAGTGGCCGGAAGTCCTAAATGGTTTGGTCCAGGAAGTACAATTATCATTACAACCAGAAACCGACATCTGTTGGTTGAGTATGAAGCGACTATATCATATGAGGCTACAGGATTACATTATAGGGAAGCTCTTCAACTCTTCAGCCGACATGCCTTTAAACAAAATGATCCTAAAGAAGATTATGTGGACCTCTCAAATTGCATGGTACAATATGCTCAAGGTCTCCCTTTGGCCCTTAAAGTTCTAGGTTCTTCTCTTCGAGGCATGACAATAGAACAATGGGAAAGTGCATTGAATAAATTGAAAACAAACCTTAACAAGAAAATTAATGATGTGCTTAGAATAAGTTTGGATGGGCTTGATTATTCTCAAAAGGAGGTTTTCTTGGACATTGCGTGTTTTTTCAAGGGTGAATGCGAAGATTTTGTGTCAAGAATATTATACGATTGCAAGTTAGATCcaaaaatcaacataaaaaatCTTCATGATAGATGTCTAGTAACTATCCGAGACAACGTCATACAAATGCATGACTTGATACAAGAAATGGGTTACGCAATTGTTCGTGAAGAATGTCCTAGAGACCCCCACAAATGGAGTAGATTGTGGGATGCTGATGATATTTATAATGCATTTTCTAGACGAGAG GGGATGGAAAATATTCAAACCATATCTTTGGACTTGTCTAGATCAAAAGAAATACAGTTCAGTACAGAAGTGTTTGCTACGATGAAGCAACTTAGGTTGCTTAAAATCTATTGCAATGATCGTGATGGTTTGACAAGAGAGGAGTATAGAGTGCATCTTCCTAAAGACTTTGAATTTCCtcatgatttgagatatattcATTGGCAAAGATGCACTTTGAGGTCTTTACCTTCAAGTTTTTGTGGAGAGCAACTTATTGAAATCAACTTGAAGTCTAGCAACATAAAAAGGCTTTGGAAGGGGAATAAG CGTCTTGAAAAACTAAAGGGCATTGATTTAAGTAACTCAAAACAGCTTGTCAAAATGCCAGAATTCTCAAGCATGCCGAATTTGGAGAGACTGAATCTTGAAGGTTGTACAAGTTTGTGTGAACTTCATTCATCTATTGGCGATCTCAAACAATTGACTTACTTGAATTTAAGAGGATGTGAGCAGCTCCAAAGCTTTCCAACTAACATGAAGTTTGAATCTCTTGAAGTCCTTTGTCTCAATCAATGTCGAAAGTTGAAGAAGATTCCTAAGATCCTTGGGAATATGGGACATTTGAAGAAACTTTGTTTAAATGGGAGTGGGATTAAAGAGCTACCAGACAGCATTGGCTATTTGGAATCTCTTGAAATTCTTGACCTCTCAAATTGctcaaaatttgagaaattccCGGAGATAAGAGGGAATATGAAATGTTTGAAGAGGCTTTCTTTAGATGAGACTGCTATTAAGGAACTCCCAAATAGTATTGGGTCCTTGACCTCTCTCGAACTTCTTTCTCTTAGAAAATGTtcaaagtttgagaaattttcaGATGTATTTACCAATATGAGACGTTTATTGATTCTAAATTTACGTGAAAGTGGTATTAAGGAACTCCCAGGCAGCATTGGATGTTTGGAATTTCTTCTACAACTTGACCTCTCATATTGctcaaaatttgagaaattccCAGAGATAAGAGGGAATATGAAACGTTTGAAGAGGCTTTCTTTAGATGAGACTGCTATTAAGGAACTCCCAAATAGTATTGGGTCCGTGACCTCTCTCGAAATTCTTTCTCTTAGAAAATGTtcaaagtttgagaaattttcaGATGTATTTACCAATATGAGACATTTACAGATTCTAAATTTACGTGAAAGTGGTATTAAGGAACTCCCAGGCAGCATTGGATGTTTGGAATCTCTTCTACAACTTGACCTCTCAAATTGctcaaaatttgagaaattttcaGAGATCCAGTGGAATATGAAATTCTTGAGGGTGCTTTATTTAAAGCACACCACTATTAAGGAACTCCCTAATAGCATTGGGTGCTTGCAGGACCTTGAAATTCTTGACCTCGATGGTTGCTCAAATCTTGAGAGGCTTCCTGAGATCCAAAAAGATATGGGAAATCTACGGGCTCTTTCTCTAGCCGGAACTGCTATTAAAGGATTACCCTGCTCAATACGTTATTTCACTGGACTTCATCACTTAACTTTGGAAAATTGTAGAAACTTGAGAAGTCTTCCAGACATATGTGGGTTGAAATCCCTTAAAGGCCTCTTTATAATTGGTTGTTCAAATCTAGAGGCTTTTTCAGAGATCACGGAGGATATGGAACAATTAAAACGCCTTTTGTTACGTGAAACGGGCATAACAGAGCTGCCATCATCAATTGAACACCTGAGAGGTCTTGATTCCTTGGAATTGATCAATTGTAAGAACCTTGTGGCTCTTCCCATTAGCATTGGTAGTTTGACATGTCTTACTATTCTTCGTGTTCGTAACTGTACAAAGCTCCATAACTTGCCTGACAATTTGAGAGGCCTACGGCGTCGCCTAATAAAACTAGATCTAGGTGGTTGCAATCTGATGGAGGGAGAAATCCCCAGTGATTTATGGTGCTTATCCTCACTGGAATCTTTATATGTAAGTGAAAACCATATTCGTTGCATACCCGCTGGCATCACTCAACTTTTTAAGCTCAAAACCCTTAACATGAATCACTGCCCGATGCTTAAAGAAATTGGAGAGCTTCCATCAAGTTTAACATATATGGAGGCACGTGGTTGTCCATGCCTAGAAACTGAAACTTTCTCAAGTCCACTTTGGTCTTCTCTGCTCAAATACTTCAAATCAGCAATTCAG TCAACATTTTTTGGACCGAGGAGATTTGTCATTCCAGGAAGTAGTGGAATACCAGAGTGGGTAAGCCATCAGAGAATTGGGTGTGAAGTAAGAATAGAGCTCCCAATGAATTGGTATGAAGATAACAACTTCTTGGGATTTGTTCTATTCTTCCATCATGTTCCCCTTGATAATGATGAATGTGAGACAACAGAAGGTAGTACTGCACATTGTGAATTGACGATATCCCATGGTGATCAATCTGAACGATTGAACAACATATGGTTTTATCCTGAATCTAAAACCTGCTACtcatatgatttatcatatgtCTTTGATATATCAAATGACTTTGATTCATTAAATGAAGACAACTGCTTCGACGTCCACTACAGTGGTAGCACATCAGATCCAGCAATTTGGGTGACGTATTTCCCTCAGATTAAAATTCGAGGTACGTATCGATCCAGTTGGTGGAACAACTTTAAGGCTCGCTTCCACACTCCAATCGGTTCTGGCTCTTTTAAGTGTGGCGATAACGCATGCTTTAAAGTGAAAAGCTGTGGGATACATCTCTTGTACGCCCAAGATCAGATGCATTGCACTCAGCCGTCAAGAGGAAGCCTTGGTGACAGAGAAGATCACCCAGCCAAGAGATTAAAGATTCTCTAG